Within Spinacia oleracea cultivar Varoflay chromosome 4, BTI_SOV_V1, whole genome shotgun sequence, the genomic segment AAACGGGATGACAATTGTACCCGTTAACGGAATtttgaaatatattttttaatatttttgttatttCTTGTGAAATAATGATCAGGTAACGGTACTTTCGGGGAtgaaaaaaaggaagaaaaaactAAAGTACAAATGGAGAATAGTGTACCCTCACCCCTTTGCCTGGCTccctccattttctctctcctaaggTAGACGTGCCGAGGACTACGTACATCCATTTCTATACTAGTCTCATATTCTCATGTGTAATAATATATGCGGTGCGTGCATTGATTAAACAAACAAttaatatcattttttttttttgattcaaaTGGGGAAGCAAACTTCAAAGGAAAAATTAATATCATATCGCAGTGAAGAAATATGCATAAACGTTATTTACATTGAATTTTCTAAGATAGTCATAGTATGTGATTACCGTAAGAAAATTAATTTAGTGTTGTAAAATAAACAGAAAGAGAAGATAAATTGAGAGAGAATAACTGTGTGTTTTATTTCATGAATAATATTATATACATACAATTGAATAGGGTTTGCTTGGAAAACAATAAACCATAAATCTAGAATATTCCAGAAAGATACTACGgatataatgggcatccacataatatttcataaCACCCCCCTAATTGCATGTCCATTATCGAACATTATGCCTCGTTAAAACCTTATTAGGAAAACCCTGTGGGATAAAAACCTAGTGAAGGAAAAAGAGTACATCGTTCTTTATAATACGCTTGAGATGTTGCCTCATTAACAACCTTACAAGAAAAACCCAGTAGACAAAATcttggttaagggaaaaagagtgcaacacGTATTTCTCCCCATGATGAATACATCAATTGAGATCTTCTTGTGCAATCTATCCAATACAAATTTTTTAAAACGACCGTCTTAATGGTCAGACCACTCAAGTCGCGGGTCAGTTCATGGGTCGAACAATTCGTGGGTTTTAATTGGCGGGTCATATAAATATCTATTTTCAACTTGTTTCTAAGCCCTAATTGATTTCCCTCTTTCCTCAAACTCCctgcttctttctctctcctcaaaccctAATTGCACGGCTGGCCGGGAGGCACAACCACGGAGAGGTGGGCAACGATCTCTCGTTGATTACTCATCCGCACCGCCGATCTCTACAAAACCTCCTCCGCCAATGGGCTACTTGTTTCGTTCCTGCGTCGACGATAATGTCGAGAATGAAGCGGCGATTAGGTAATTCTtctatctctctcctccataATCTTTAAtctccttcatcttcttcatgTTTTCAAGTTTGAATCTCAATATCTAGGGTTAGGTTTTGGTgcaatcaagaattcaagagtATTGTACGATTTTCCATTTGATGTAAATCGTGCTCCAAACGTTGTTTGActgattttgttgttgttatttgCTGGTGAATCGTTGATATGTTTATACGTTTTTGATTTTCTGTTTGATGTTtcaattttgttgttgttaattGATGCTTCTTGGTGGTGGTAGCAGCGGTGGCTTCGGCGATGGAACAAATGTGAAGGTGGCTTCGGCGGTGGTTGTACGTCGAAGAGCGCATAACTATCGGATCCATCGTTGTAATCGAGGCACACACCAACCTCTACCCCCTCGCATCTGGCCTAGTGGTTTGTGGTGGCAGAAGCTCCTGTTGTTGGATATTGTTGTTCGATAGCTGTTCTTTGTAGTTGTAATTCGTTTCagttaaaaattaattcattttagttaagaatttatttgttttaattgacaataactttgttttgttatttatagtttttttagAATAGTTTAATTTTAGTTATACTTTTTAtatatttagttaagaatattttcgttttagttaataattatATTGGTTTATTTGTGATTAAATTTGCTTCGGCTATGTATACATTCGTTTTAGTTACAATATACTTATAGTTACGATTgtcttggttttagttaaggttTTCTTCGTTATTGTTAcgattttctttgttttatttaagATGAGTTTCAGTTAcgaataaatttaatttagttaaaatttaatttatcaGTGTAGACGTGTGGTTAAGATTTTGCGAGTTTTAGTTAACATTTTAGTTAATATTTCaatagttttagttaagatttttccAGTTTACATACATATAAAGAAAGTATTTATTAAgcataaaattcaattagttaagcaaatgaataaattagttaagccttaagttaattagttaagcaaataaaccaattagttatgcaatgtaactaattagttaagcaatgtaatctattagttaagcaattgaaccagtTACTTAAGCACTTAAACCAATCAGTTAAACAGTGGAGCTAATTAGTGAAGCAAGGGAGTATTTGTTAAGTCtggaattcaattagttaaacaattgaaccaattagttaagcaaataaaccaattagttatgcaatgtaatctattagttaagcaattgaaccaattagttaagcactgaaaccaattagttatgcaatgtaatctattagttaagcaattgaaccaattagttaagcactgaaaccaatcaGTTAAACATAGGAACTAATTAGTGAAGCAAGGGAGTATTTGTTaagtctgaaattcaattagttaacaattgaaccaattagttaagaaaataaaccaattagttatgcaatgtaactaattagttaagcaatgtaatctattagttaagcaattgaaccaattagttaagcactgaaaccaatcaGTTAAACAGTGGAACTAATTAGTGAAGAAAGGGAGTATTTGTTAAGTCtggaattcaattagttaagcaatagaactaattagttacgcaATAGAACTAACTAGTTAGGCACTGgaaccaattaattaagtaattaaaccaattagtcgagcaatgaaaccaattacttAAGGAAAatttacttttaataatccaacctttcgacgATTTTCCGCTAATAATCCAACAtatcaattattatttaataatccaacctttataccCTGTCAACTTTTCTTGCACCCAAATGACCGCTTACCTGCTAACAAGGTCACCTTCCCActttcaggaaaaaaaaaacataatatttttatttaattacttttAAAAGAAAATCATCCTTTTTCCCCATATGACCAATTTCACCACATCCATCACTCGTCAACAACCACCGCCGTCGCCCGCGTCTACAATCACCAACACCTGGGTTCTTCGAATTGTCGCCGTCCACGCCTGCAACTTATTCCTCTCCTCGTTGTTGCTTCACCTGGGCCACAGACACTCCATCCACAACCACTGCCAACCTCCGACACCGGATGCTAAAGCCCACATTCTCACAAGCCTAACAAAAATGAAATTGGGGAAATATTTAGGGTCCATGTTCAAACAATGTGAGTCAAATTTTGAACAATTCTTATACGCATTTAGGCATGAATTCAAGTATTTGGTGtttaatttcaatcaatttaatctttttttacaatttgtataagaaattgaaattaagaaaattaaaGTGAGGGGAAAAGTCATGGTTTATGTTTTGGGTGGATTGGAGGAAGAGTTCGGCAGCAACAGTGGGTTAGGTGGCTTAAATGGGTTATGTCATGTGTTTAAGAGTGGCTTAAATGGGTTATGTCATGTGTTTAAGAGTGGAGATTTTGGAGTTTGTGGCTGACTATTTTTATGGTGTTATggaaaagagagagaaacaaaagagaagagtaaagaaaagaaaagagaaaagaaaggaataGATAAAAATATTATAATGGACTAATGGCAGCATGCCACGTGGGCAGATGACCTGTTGCTCCGGTTTTTTACCTGATGGGTGCAATAAAAGTAGATGGGGTATAAAGGTTagtttattaaataataatcgataggttggattattaacggaatcgccgaaaggttggattatttaaagtaatttttctattagttaaacactataactaattagttaagaactgaaaataattagtttactaatataaagaaaatatttgttaatcctgaaattcaattagttaagcaatgtaaacaattagttaagcaatgaaaccaattagttaagcaatggaaccaattagttaagtaatggaaCCAATGGATCAAGCacatgaattaattagttaagcaatagaaccaattagttaagcaatgaatccAATTAATTAACCaccgaaactaattagttaagcaatgattgTAGAGATTTTTAACACATATTGGAAAATGAGGATGAAATTTTCGAGGAATTCGAGTTCCAATGTGAAAAGATTAGGCCTTACCCCCGAAAATGGGAAACTAGTGCAATAAGTGTGATTAATGAACTTTTCCTGTTTCATTTTTAAgcattaattaaatttaattagttaagcaatggaatcaattagttaattaatgaaactaattagttaagcaatggaactaattagttaatcaatggaaTCAATAAATTTACAGATATAAAGAAAGTAtttgttaagcctgaaattcaactagttaagcaatgaaaccaatagttaagcaatgaaactaattagttaagcaatgacctaattagttaagtattgAAACGAATTATTTAAGCAATGACCtaatttttttgagttttagttacgtgTTTACGAGTTTCAATGTACAAATAGTTGGATTTATGTGCCAATTCGAATAGTTAAGTTTTTGTAGAAGTCAGTTAAGGTATAATACAATAGTTCCACTTATTAGCCAAATAGTTAAGGTATTATATAAACTAGTTACGAATTATAATACACGTAGTTCCACTTATCATCGAGCAGATCAAATAGTTAAGTTTTTATACAAATTGGTTAGACTAATACAAGGAGAAAGTCTTGATCTATACTGGGTATACCATTTAAATGGTATACTAGCATTAAAGTAATATTTTCTTCAAAAGTGGGGTAAAAGGTGCttgaaaaataaaaggaaatagTTTATTCTCTTAGCGCCATTTGCATTTACTtaaattctagagagagagagtgaaatatTGAGGAATTGCCCCAAAAGATTTCGTTGAAAGTTCAGCGGCAAAAATTGGTAAAATTCTTCAGATTCGTTTTGTAAATAATTACTCCTTCCTTTTACTAGGAACTGGATCTCCTTCAAATTCCTTTTGCTCCCTAATCAACATCTGGGTTCCTTAATCAACATCACCCCTTTCAGATCTGGTATTTGAAAATCGGATATGCGAGTAAGGTTGGCATTGGTCTTTCAGGTATAATTTATGGAAGGATTCTAGGTATTTTCAAGGTCTTTATGAAATAAGTCGCATCCATGGAGGAAGAAGGAGGGGTGAGGAGAAAAAGAAAGTTGCAGTTAGACTAGGTATGTATTCGTATTCAATTAAGTTCGGAAAGTTTTAGGGTATATTAATGACAAAATTGAACTGGGGAAGAAATTGTAAATGAATTGGCGGttaatctagggtttagggttttaatgCTGAATTATTGTAAAATGGGTAATTAATGAATGTGGAAAACCTTGCAATGATTAGAGATTAATTTAGTGTTTAGCGTTATAATGCTGAATTATTGTAAAATTGGTAATTAATGAATGTGGAAAACCTTGCAATGATTAGAGACTAATTTTGGGGTTTAGGGTTATAATGCTGAATTATTGTAAAATTGGTAATTCTTGAATGTGGAAAACCTTGCAATGATTAGAGATTAATAAGGGGTGTTTGGTTGGTGAGTTTGCTGTGGAGAGAAAGTTCCAGAAACTATACACGGATGCAAAGTTTCTTGAAGTCCAGAAACAGTGTATGCGGGTATGTTATGTAACATCTGTTAGTTCTAAAATAATATCTGATTAGGAGGTTGAGCATACTGTGTCGGAAAAAGTATGGATATGGTCAAAGTATTTGAAAAAGGAAATTTCACTAGGTGGCCGGAAGCGTATATATGTTGTATTGTTCAACAAGAAGACCTCTTTTGCGAAGTGTGAATGCAACCACTTTGAGTGCCATGTCATTGTTTGTAGGCACATCATTAACGTTTTGTACGTGGAGAACGTTGAAACTGTACCGTCCGGTTATATTGTTGATCATTGGAGGAAAGATATCCAACGCAAGCACACTCTTGTGAAGGTTGCTTGCCATGATCCGGAGAAAACTGATGAAGTTAAGCGTTATGACAAGATTATGAATGCGACGGAACCCGCTACTCTTCGAGGTTCAATTTCTGAGCAGAAGTTGGACATGGTGATTGAAGGCATTATGAATATTGTGTTACGTCTGGATGAGAGTGATGTGGTTACAACAGTTGTTGGTGATAATCAAGGAGGTGGACCATCTTCTGTTGGGAACAGAAAGGCGAGTGACGGGCCAACAACTCCCGGGTTCGTAAACAAACCTCCTAAGAGCATTGGAGATACTCCCACTCCAACCCCGACAGTAATTATAAAAGATCCTGATACGCGTGGTGGTGTCAAGGCTCACAGGACACGTGATAAACGATTCTTGCAACCCGGCGAGAATAAAAAACCGGCAAAGAAACAAGTTAGGAAAACCAAAAACGTAGTTGACGATGACAACCCAGAACCAAGTATTTATCAAAACAGGGGGCCTATGTCGGTTCACCCACAAAATAATTATGTTCACCCACAAATCCCCTTCACTCCTGGTTGGGGTGGCCATAATCGATATGTGAGTCAAAGAGAACGTATTGTAGTAATTGGAAAATTTGTTATTGTCATCCTTGAAGTTCTTTTGAAAGACTTTTATTTTGATGAAACACCAGGTAAGTAATGTTGCTGCTGATCCACAGCAACATGAAGGGGTTGTAAGAGGCAGTATGATATACCCGGAACAGAACTACAACAATGGGGTGCCTGTTCAACACTATCAGGTGAAGTAATACATTACACTTTATTTGACACATTAATATTGATTAGCCTACTTCATTCTGAATATGAATATCTAAATCTTGCAGTCATCCAGCAGTAGAGTTGGTGGAGGAGTTGCAACAAATTTGTTTCCATTAGGGTGGGATTCGTATGAATCCTGAGGGTGCTGATGTCATTATGTCGTCCCAAGATCCTTGAGGGATTGGATTGATCCCTGACATCTACCTAGTATGCCAATTGCACAACGTTCTCAGATGTCCCAACACGTTGGTGGTGTGCAAATATCCCAAAACCTTAATGGAGTGCAAATGTCGCAGAACATCAGCGGAGTGCAACTGTCTCAAATGTCACAAAACCACAGCTGAGTGCAACTGTCTCAAATGTCACAACATTGTAATGGTGCTCAGTTGTCCCAGAATGCAGCTTCCATTAGGTACTTCACCAGCAATGGTAATGGAAATTTTCAAGCCACCGGGAATCAGTGTTTGCAAGGTGTATGTAACAATAAGCAGATATTTCAGGTGGGTGGGAATGAGTCCTGCCTTGGTGGTCCCCAACATTTTCAACCTTCCGGCAATCACATGTTGCAAGCCAATCCGTCTTTTCAAGCCAATCAAGTTTATCATGGCACCCTTAATCATAATCCAATATACACACAAGACCTCCTCGGATGTCATGACCTTACCAAAAACTAAGAACTTAGGTCTTCATCATGTTGTACAATATTGTTTAAAGCCCTTATAGGTATTATTTCAAATTGTTGATGGTGTTTTCTGGTCATTAATAAGTCTCGTTTATTTCTTGTAAAAAacttttgtattcttgtaaccAATTTCATTTATTCCTTGACCTAATTTAAGTTTTTCATAAATTAGTACTTAATGTATATGGGTTTGGCATAGTGTTTGACTACCATACTCTAATGTCGAAGGTGCCCAAACAAATAAGTATTAGGTTATTTGGTACTTggtattttttatttgatcatTACAATTTTTGTTTTACTATAACCTACATTCCATAAACGTTCCATTTGCATAAAATATTACATGTTGGAAAACACAGGTTAATAGTACATAAAAGTTCAGATCCAAGTTATACTAATAGAATATCCGGTAAACGTTACATAAAAGTTCTGATCCAAGTTTGTTCTAAGAACTAAGATATTACATGGCATAGGAACGTCGATAATATTAAGACCGATAAATTAATACATAATCGTAAGCCTACTTCCTTAATTATAATGCATACTTAACATGCTCCGACAAActcattaaaattaatttcacctCATCTGCCACACACAGAATAGTTCTTGCATGCAAACACTGCATTTGCCCTAGTTGGCTTGTCCATCTTAGACCATATGATACCCATTAGATTAGGGTCTCCGACAACGATATCAACGCTGCTGAAGTGTGCATGTCCTTGTTGGTTTGGTTCAACCACCGCATCGCCATACTTTTCTGAGAGGTCGATCTCGAACTGTTGTATGAGATCGGCTTTGCGTGCAGTTTTGTGTTGCTCGGTATAATCATAACGGTAATGGTGGTTAGGACACACTTTGGGGTATACGTTTAGTGGAATTTCCATTTTATGATGATATGCTTTGTGAAGTGAATAAGGAATTTAAAATTTGGCCAACGAGtacttattatttatagggAGATCGAGATAAGCGTCACATAACTGCCACCTTATCCATATTACAAAAAAATCTAACCGTCAAAAGACAGTCATATTTATTTACACTTGATTGAGTTTTAACTTTTGTTAACCAGTTTGGTACAAGAAGGCATAAGTTTGATACCAGAAATAATCATGTGATCATGGTGAACAATATCACTTGTACCAAACTGCCATAGTTTTATAAATGTTTGTGACTATTGAGTTTTTACCGTCAATTTGGAACTGGACTGGCTTTTTACTCACGTTAGTTTGTTCTACAGTTTGGTAACTGTATAGTATGGTAGGGATAAATGTTATTCGCATGGACACATTTGAAAAATACAAGGGACACATATTTAGTAGTTAACAATTTGCAGTTTCAACATAGACCAAATCTGATAATTACAGGAAATCTGTAGCATGCCCTAAACCAAAAAATGCGTATTGCCTGTCCCATTCTAACAACCCAACCAACAAAAGATGAGTACTTCCTTTACCATTCTACCCTAAAAAAATGTACTTTTACCATTCTGAAAAGGACGCATGGTACCATATTGACCATGTCCTTGGTGAAGGGAATACCAACTGCCATGCAGATTGGTACCACAATACCACCCAAAATATACTTGCGAGTTGTTTATgttctaaaatattaaaaactcCACAACATGTGGCTACTAATTACTTCAAAGCACCTACTACAAATTAGATAAGAGGCCACATTGTACTTGACTATGTAGGGGGATTGACCGCGTCCTCCATCAACGAACTAGGACATGGGTGGCAGCTATTTTAGGAAGCAAGGGACGGCATGAGTTGTGTTGCGAATTCAAATGCGACAAAAACAGTGCCTTCCGAGCAACTTTGATGTCTCCCTGCCGTAACAAAAAACATCCACATTAAGATAATACTATAAGTTAGGTCGATCACATGGACTGACATATCATCATATAATCACTTCAGAAAGAATGCCTCACCACTTCCATTGCCTTTGGAAACGCCCCTGCACTCTGCCGGATAGCCATAAGCATCACTACTCCGCAAGCATGACTACAAATACAGTACTGGATTCGAAACTAACAAATAAGGATAATGACaatatgaataaaaaaaatactaaagGTGAAAACCCGTACTTGTCGTTGTAATCAGGAAAGGCGATTGAATCCATAGGCCACGTAATCATCTGCTTCTGCTTCCACACAGAGGATGCGTTGTACTCCTTGTCCCTTGCACTTAGAACGTAGTCCAATGCTTGTATCTGGATTTATCAAGATGCACTACTTAAGGACGTCATATCGATTACTATCTAATGCATGAACGGCCACCGGAGACCAGGTTAATAAAAAACTAGGTATCACATAATCAGATACCAATTTCTTTACATCCCCAGAATGCTCGGAAGCAGGATTAGTATACACGCTGTCAATGAACCATATCTTCTGGTCTTTCAGTGCAGAGGCAACACACCACCACTGTCCGTTGTCCACAACTGGAACATAGACCTGGACATGAATTAGAAAGTCTTACACATCGCATACCTGTTTGTCGCGGACATTTAATACACCTAAAGCTCTACACAAAACATAAGTGTACAGTGAAGTCGTACACTTAAATGACATATTCCCGGTTTCATCTTAGATGGCCATTAGAGTTAAgaaaacaaacaatacaacaaacaAAACATCTAATGCATCCAGG encodes:
- the LOC110802303 gene encoding protein FAR1-RELATED SEQUENCE 3-like, with protein sequence MLNYCKIEINKGCLVGEFAVERKFQKLYTDAKFLEVQKQCMREVEHTVSEKVWIWSKYLKKEISLGGRKRIYVVLFNKKTSFAKCECNHFECHVIVCRHIINVLYVENVETVPSGYIVDHWRKDIQRKHTLVKVACHDPEKTDEVKRYDKIMNATEPATLRGSISEQKLDMVIEGIMNIVLRLDESDVVTTVVGDNQGGGPSSVGNRKASDGPTTPGFVNKPPKSIGDTPTPTPTVIIKDPDTRGGVKAHRTRDKRFLQPGENKKPAKKQVRKTKNVVDDDNPEPSIYQNRGPMSVHPQNNYVHPQIPFTPGWGGHNRYVSNVAADPQQHEGVVRGSMIYPEQNYNNGVPVQHYQSSSSRVGGGVATNLFPLGWDSYES